One genomic segment of Nothobranchius furzeri strain GRZ-AD chromosome 10, NfurGRZ-RIMD1, whole genome shotgun sequence includes these proteins:
- the LOC107386773 gene encoding ankyrin repeat domain-containing protein SOWAHA, with translation MAFTQDSIVSLLVAEGGKVKKSELMGKFRAVVDSVDPAERERNRELFKTFVNNVAFVKEVDGFRYVVLKKTYQHLLGGEQTADVEKTENEEEVGEQQRPPERHAEAEKSEDAAGSVKGAHEAVKEEVNDPGKSPSLIQLALQRSRSDIRSKKMLNFDINKGERDAAPLQSKPFALPLRVPPSVTRVEIHKLKEQPKEPPEVSKSEAFKNKRRPSSAETGRVVKKSPEEPKYIRSSCVYSLEQAEHEWLVKCAAGLWNQVYGLLLSDCHLVQKKDFMSGFTVLHWVAKCGNSQMLTRIIDTSRQKGVNVDVNPKSHGGYTPLHIAALHDQECIMTMLVAEYRANTSIRDNCGKKAYHYLPKGISPIVKEMMGEPKVQHVHPSQDRVVLHKEELDTISDASKGLHSISRLFPPTIMGNKKRKSGLYSLNEGSEEQEHSSFRHRTVSDASTC, from the coding sequence ATGGCTTTTACTCAAGATTCCATTGTTTCTTTGCTGGTTGCGGAGGGAGGCAAAGTGAAGAAATCCGAGCTGATGGGGAAGTTTAGAGCTGTCGTGGACTCCGTGGATCCCGCGGAGAGAGAACGCAACAGGGAGCTCTTCAAGACTTTTGTCAACAACGTCGCATTTGTGAAAGAAGTCGACGGATTCCGGTATGTTGTCCTCAAGAAAACGTATCAGCACTTGCTTGGAGGTGAGCAGACTGCGGATGTGGAAAAGACTGAAAATGAGGAAGAGGTAGGTGAGCAGCAGCGCCCACCTGAGCGGCACGCAGAGGCTGAAAAGTCCGAGGATGCGGCTGGGTCCGTGAAGGGAGCACATGAGGCTGTCAAAGAAGAGGTAAATGACCCTGGGAAATCACCATCCCTCATACAGCTGGCTCTGCAGAGGAGCAGATCTGATATCAGGTCCAAAAAGATGCTGAATTTTGACATCAACAAGGGTGAAAGAGATGCAGCCCCTCTGCAGAGCAAACCCTTTGCCTTGCCTCTTAGAGTGCCACCGAGTGTCACCAGGGTCGAGATCCACAAGCTGAAGGAACAACCAAAAGAACCTCCTGAGGTCTCAAAATCAGAGGCCTTCAAGAACAAGAGGAGGCCGTCTTCAGCTGAGACCGGCAGGGTGGTGAAGAAGTCTCCAGAAGAGCCCAAGTACATCAGGTCGTCCTGCGTGTATTCCCTGGAGCAAGCTGAGCACGAGTGGCTGGTGAAGTGTGCTGCAGGACTCTGGAACCAGGTGTACGGCCTGCTGCTGAGCGACTGCCATCTGGTCCAGAAGAAAGACTTCATGTCTGGGTTCACGGTTCTTCACTGGGTGGCTAAATGTGGCAACAGCCAAATGCTCACGAGGATCATCGACACATCCAGGCAAAAAGGAGTCAATGTTGATGTCAACCCAAAATCCCACGGTGGGTACACTCCTCTGCACATCGCTGCGTTGCATGACCAGGAGTGCATCATGACCATGCTGGTGGCGGAGTACCGGGCCAACACCAGCATACGGGACAACTGTGGGAAGAAGGCCTACCACTATCTGCCTAAAGGCATCTCCCCGATTGTTAAGGAGATGATGGGAGAACCCAAAGTCCAGCACGTCCACCCCTCTCAGGATAGGGTCGTTCTCCACAAAGAGGAGCTGGACACCATCTCAGATGCGTCTAAGGGCCTGCATTCAATAAGCCGCCTCTTTCCGCCAACCATCATGGGCAACAAGAAGAGGAAGTCGGGGCTTTACTCTCTGAACGAGGGCAGCGAGGAGCAAGAACACAGCAGCTTCAGACACAGAACCGTATCTGATGCGTCAACGTGCTGA